Proteins from a single region of Methanotorris igneus Kol 5:
- a CDS encoding ABC transporter ATP-binding protein produces the protein MSFIEAENIWKSYGKGEAKTVVLKGINLKIEEGEFVAIIGPSGCGKSTLLNILGLLDTPDKGNLYINNKKTTRMSENERARFRRKISGFIFQQFYLINSLTALENVELPMMLEGYSKNYRKRRAKQLLESVDLGDRLYYYPYQLSGGQQQRVAIARALANNPKIIFADEPTGNLDSKRSQQIMDILKNLHDEGITIVMVTHELEYTKYATKIVKMKDGMIVDILG, from the coding sequence ATGTCATTTATTGAGGCAGAGAATATATGGAAATCTTATGGAAAAGGAGAGGCTAAGACAGTAGTTTTAAAGGGCATTAATTTAAAGATAGAAGAGGGTGAGTTTGTAGCAATAATAGGTCCAAGTGGTTGTGGTAAATCTACTTTATTAAATATCTTGGGATTGTTAGATACTCCAGATAAAGGAAATCTATACATAAACAACAAAAAAACTACAAGAATGAGTGAAAATGAGAGAGCCAGATTTAGAAGGAAGATAAGTGGTTTTATATTTCAACAGTTTTATTTAATAAATTCACTAACTGCCTTAGAAAATGTGGAACTTCCAATGATGCTTGAAGGATACAGCAAGAATTATAGAAAAAGAAGGGCAAAACAACTACTTGAATCTGTTGATTTAGGTGACAGGTTGTATTATTATCCTTATCAGTTAAGTGGTGGGCAGCAGCAAAGAGTTGCCATAGCAAGGGCTTTAGCCAATAATCCAAAAATAATATTTGCTGATGAACCAACAGGAAACTTAGATAGTAAAAGAAGCCAGCAGATAATGGATATATTAAAAAATCTCCATGATGAAGGAATAACAATAGTAATGGTTACTCATGAGTTGGAATATACAAAATATGCTACAAAAATTGTAAAAATGAAGGATGGTATGATTGTGGATATCTTGGGATAA
- a CDS encoding ABC transporter permease: protein MKFIDIIAFAGKNLTKKKTQSILTIIGIVIGITAMVSLISLGYGVQNYIQEETSKLGANKIQILPIKHFGVPPMHYFKYKDVKAVMDVKGVDKVLYGWYGGMNVKFGREERFANLFYAEPSALKSVYEDVGGYGIEKGRWLSDGDKYKCVVGYGVANNLFSKKLKVGDRIVINGKRFRIVGIMNQVGNPQDDNIIIIPLKVGEELLNKKGEYNYMMVKVKKGEDVKKVVEDIKNALKKSIGNDDFSVLTSDQLAKSLGGILDVLTLFVVGIAGISLLVGAVGISNTMYMSILERRKDIGILKALGAETTTILAIFMVESGFLGLFGGIIGLVIGLIIAKIIEIAAKNMGYGMVKAWISWELIVGVLLFSFIVGIVSGFFPARKGAKLDPIETLRGP, encoded by the coding sequence GGTTAGCCTAATCTCATTGGGCTATGGTGTCCAAAATTACATCCAAGAAGAAACATCAAAATTAGGAGCAAACAAAATACAGATACTTCCAATAAAACATTTTGGAGTTCCACCAATGCACTATTTTAAATATAAAGATGTTAAAGCAGTTATGGATGTTAAAGGTGTGGATAAGGTTTTGTATGGTTGGTATGGTGGGATGAATGTTAAATTTGGTAGGGAAGAGAGATTTGCAAACCTATTTTATGCTGAACCTTCGGCATTAAAGTCAGTTTATGAGGATGTTGGAGGTTATGGTATTGAGAAAGGTAGATGGTTATCAGATGGAGATAAGTATAAATGTGTTGTTGGTTATGGTGTGGCAAATAATCTATTTAGTAAAAAATTAAAGGTTGGGGATAGGATTGTTATAAATGGTAAGAGGTTTAGAATTGTTGGAATTATGAATCAGGTTGGTAATCCTCAAGATGATAATATAATAATAATTCCACTAAAAGTTGGTGAAGAATTGCTAAACAAAAAGGGAGAGTATAACTATATGATGGTAAAGGTGAAAAAAGGAGAAGATGTAAAAAAAGTTGTAGAAGATATAAAAAATGCATTAAAAAAATCCATAGGAAATGATGATTTTAGTGTCTTGACATCAGACCAACTTGCCAAATCCTTAGGGGGAATATTGGATGTGCTAACTTTATTTGTGGTTGGGATTGCAGGGATATCTCTATTGGTTGGTGCTGTTGGAATATCAAACACCATGTATATGAGCATACTTGAAAGAAGGAAAGACATTGGTATCTTAAAGGCCCTTGGAGCAGAAACTACAACAATCTTAGCAATATTTATGGTGGAATCTGGATTTTTAGGTTTATTTGGGGGAATAATAGGGTTGGTTATTGGATTAATTATAGCCAAAATCATAGAAATTGCTGCTAAGAATATGGGTTATGGAATGGTTAAGGCTTGGATATCATGGGAGTTGATTGTTGGGGTTTTATTGTTTTCATTTATTGTTGGGATTGTTAGTGGATTTTTCCCTGCAAGAAAAGGGGCAAAATTAGATCCTATAGAAACATTAAGGGGTCCATGA
- a CDS encoding phosphoadenosine phosphosulfate reductase domain-containing protein, protein MEEVKCEMCLHTSKTRKIYDYEGKKLCKECIVTLKYPRDFEKMKKEVEEFLSKKRINKRYHCIVALSGGKDSVVALYLAKEKFNLNPLCVTVDNKYLAKEAIENCYNVTRHLGVDWIVLQRDYTKLFEEALNKGESPCRKCSEWNMREIWRIAKLMDIDVIITGHELPFGTTAIREMKEGIKMVRLLAPYRLTEEERYNILKKLPWKKPNLGGYTTNCLVLGVALERFYKKYGFSFEFDRISAMVRFGLISREKAMKALECPKVPKEVYEELKRRGLKINFEGDDES, encoded by the coding sequence ATGGAAGAGGTTAAATGTGAAATGTGTCTCCATACAAGCAAAACAAGAAAGATATACGATTACGAAGGAAAAAAGTTATGCAAAGAGTGCATAGTAACTTTAAAATATCCAAGGGATTTTGAAAAAATGAAAAAGGAAGTTGAAGAGTTCTTAAGCAAAAAAAGAATAAACAAAAGATACCACTGCATCGTTGCCCTCTCTGGAGGAAAGGACAGTGTTGTGGCATTGTATTTGGCTAAAGAAAAATTCAATTTAAATCCTCTCTGCGTCACAGTAGATAACAAATACCTTGCAAAAGAAGCAATAGAAAATTGCTACAATGTAACAAGACATTTGGGAGTTGACTGGATTGTATTACAGAGAGATTACACCAAATTATTTGAAGAGGCATTGAACAAAGGAGAATCCCCATGTAGGAAATGTTCTGAGTGGAATATGAGAGAAATTTGGAGGATTGCAAAACTTATGGACATTGATGTTATTATAACAGGTCATGAACTTCCATTTGGAACCACTGCAATTAGGGAAATGAAGGAAGGAATAAAAATGGTTAGGTTGTTGGCTCCCTACAGATTAACAGAAGAAGAAAGGTATAATATATTAAAAAAACTTCCATGGAAAAAACCAAATTTAGGAGGTTATACAACAAACTGTTTGGTATTGGGCGTTGCATTGGAAAGATTTTATAAAAAATACGGGTTTAGTTTTGAGTTTGATAGAATATCCGCAATGGTGAGGTTTGGTTTAATAAGTAGAGAAAAAGCCATGAAGGCATTAGAATGTCCAAAAGTTCCAAAAGAAGTTTATGAAGAGTTAAAAAGAAGAGGACTAAAAATTAATTTTGAGGGAGATGATGAAAGTTAG
- a CDS encoding U32 family peptidase, protein MVELLSPARDLACLTAAIKNGADAVYCGLKDLNMRITAKNFERDELKEGVKFAHDNNKKLYLCTNTVIYENDLKKLEEIFDFANSVEVDAVIVSDLGAMQLAREYGLKVHASVQCNITNSLAAKFYSKFAKRVILSRELTLNQIKEIRENLRKDGINLELEGFVHGALCVAVSGRCFLSSYLFNRHANCGDCLQPCRRKWKLINEHVDGTHEVVCEGKYLLSPKDLCMIEYIPQLMEVLDCFKIEGRAKNADYVMRVTKIYREAIDSVLDGTYKEKLPYFKKELEKVYNRGYDTGFYFRDINKSHDFQYEKEGNISKYKKIEVGRVVNYYKKIGVAEIKLINDLRVGDTILIIGKTTGCVEEVVKSMQINHKNVEIGRKGENVGVKLNHVVREGDKVFVLLPSHNG, encoded by the coding sequence ATGGTTGAACTTCTATCACCTGCAAGGGATTTGGCATGTTTAACAGCGGCAATAAAGAATGGGGCAGATGCAGTATATTGTGGATTGAAAGATTTGAATATGAGAATAACTGCTAAGAACTTTGAAAGAGATGAGTTAAAAGAAGGAGTTAAATTTGCACATGACAATAATAAAAAACTCTATCTATGCACGAACACCGTAATTTATGAAAATGACTTAAAGAAATTGGAGGAGATTTTTGATTTTGCAAATAGTGTTGAGGTTGATGCTGTAATCGTTAGTGATTTGGGAGCGATGCAATTAGCGAGAGAGTATGGTTTAAAGGTTCATGCAAGCGTTCAGTGCAATATAACAAATTCATTGGCAGCAAAGTTTTACTCAAAATTTGCAAAGAGAGTTATTTTATCAAGAGAACTTACATTAAACCAAATTAAGGAAATTAGGGAAAATTTAAGGAAGGATGGCATTAATTTGGAGTTGGAAGGGTTTGTTCATGGGGCGTTGTGTGTTGCTGTAAGTGGGAGATGTTTTTTAAGTTCTTATCTATTCAATAGACACGCAAATTGTGGGGATTGTTTGCAGCCATGTAGGAGAAAGTGGAAACTCATAAATGAGCATGTTGATGGAACTCATGAAGTTGTTTGTGAGGGCAAGTATCTTTTATCACCAAAGGACTTGTGTATGATTGAGTACATCCCTCAACTTATGGAAGTTTTAGATTGCTTTAAGATTGAAGGGAGAGCAAAGAATGCTGATTATGTTATGAGAGTAACAAAGATTTATAGAGAAGCAATAGATTCTGTTTTAGATGGAACATACAAAGAAAAATTACCTTATTTTAAAAAGGAACTTGAAAAGGTATATAATAGGGGTTATGATACTGGGTTCTATTTCAGAGATATTAACAAATCTCACGATTTCCAATATGAAAAGGAAGGCAATATTTCCAAATACAAAAAAATTGAAGTTGGAAGAGTAGTGAATTACTACAAGAAGATTGGAGTTGCGGAGATTAAACTTATAAATGATTTGAGAGTTGGAGACACGATTCTAATCATTGGTAAAACCACAGGTTGTGTGGAGGAGGTTGTAAAATCAATGCAAATAAACCATAAAAATGTTGAAATTGGTAGGAAAGGAGAAAATGTTGGAGTAAAGTTGAATCATGTTGTTAGAGAGGGGGATAAAGTATTTGTTCTACTTCCATCCCACAATGGCTGA